CGAGAAGGAGGCCGACACCCAGGCGACGCGGCCGATCGTCGAGGTGGGGGCGATGCTCTCCCGCGAGCTGGATCGGACCGTCCTGGCCGTGCTCAACCACGACGACGACGTGCTCTTCTACTGGCTGTTCGCGGAGGGCGAGCTGGCGGACTCGTACAACTCCGACCCCGACGCCTTCAAGGAGGAGGAAGGGACGCCCCCGCTGGGGTCGGGCGACGCGGCCAGGCTCTGCGGCCTGCTGAGGGCGGGCGCCGATGCGGCGGCCGTCGAGGCCGCCCTGCGCGGGAACTTCGTGTTCGCGACCGAGCGTCACGAACGGCTCGCCGAGCTGCTCAACCTGCCCGCGTGGTCCGTCGGCTTCGGCTACGAATACGTCGATGACGGCGAGCTGGAAGGGGAGATGGACGTCGAGCAGCTGATCCACGTCGGCGGCGACAGGCCGGGGTGAGCCTCGCTCGCGGGCGCGTCGCGGCGGCGGACGAACATCACCCGCCGGGGCTCACGCGGGCGACGATCGCGGTCAAATTCGGCTCGTCCCAGGCCAGGACGTCGCCGTCGCGCAGGTGCGTATCGCGGTCCAGCGACATGTCGACCTCGACCCCGGCGACGGTCCTGAGGTGGAGGTGCTCCTCCTGCGGCCGGACCGGGTCGAGGTCCAGGTCGTCGATCACGGCCCCATCCAGCAGTTGGGCCCAAGCCGGATCCGCAGCGTTGCCGAGCGGCCTCTCTACGTGGATCATCGGTGCGTGCTCCCCCGCCAGGTCGGCGTCTGCAGAAGAAAACGATGTGTTTGGATGCGTCCGACGCGGCCGCGCCGATGCGCCGACCGGCCTCGTCGGACGATCCAGCTAAAAAGGATTCACCTGCACGTCGCGCGCCATGGCACGCTGATCCGGCGTCCGGACGATGTCCGATTCAGAGGTGTAGCTCGAACCATGCTCGGGCCAGCTTCGCGACCTGCTCCAGCGCGCCGGGCTCCTCGAAGAGATGACTCGCCCCGGGGACGACCTCCAGTGCGACGGGCCCCTTCATCCGGGCCATCGTCCGCCGGTTCATCGACAGCACCGGAGCGTCGGCGCCGCCGACGATCAGGAGCGTGGGAGCCTGGACGCAGGCGAGCGAGGCGTCGGGAGTCAGGTCGGGACGGCCGCCGCGCGAGACCACGGCCGCGACCTCGGGCCGTTCGGCCGCCGCCCCGAGCGCGGCGGCCCCGCCCGTGCTGGCGCCGAAATAGGCGACCTTCAGGCCGCGCGTCTCGGCGCGAGCCTCGACCCACTCCGTCGCGGCCACGAGCCGGCCGATCAGCAGGTCGATGTCGAAGCGGAGATGGCCGGTGTGGCGTTCTTCGAACTCCTCGGCCTCGGTGAGCAGGTCGAACAGCAGCGTCGCCAGCCCGCCGGCCTGCAGGCATTCGGCCACGCGGCGGTTCCGCGTGCTGCGTCGGCCGCTGCCGCTGCCATGGACGAACAGGACGACGCCCCGGGCGTTCTCGGGGACGGCGAGGTCCCCTTCGAGCCGCACCGAGCCGAGGTCGATCTGCACGGAGGTCGGGATGAGCCCCTGGGTCGACGTCTCATTCATGGCGAACCTCTCCTTCCCCTTCCCTTCGTCCGCGATCCGACGGCCCGGGATCCTCCGCCGCCCGCCGGAGGAGGTCGCACACCTCCTCGTCGGTCGTCTGCGAGAAGTCGCGGTACCAGAGCCCGACCGCATGGAATGGCTCCGGGGTGCGGGCGCAGACCATCTCGTCGACGTCGCGGCCGAAGTCGTCGCGCGTCGACCGGGCCGCGACGGGCACGGCGACCACGACCCGGCCCGGCCCGCCGCGGCGCAGGGCGGCCACGGCCGCGCGCATGCTGGCCCCGGTGGCCAGGCCGTCGTCGATCAGGATCACGGTCCTGCCCCGGACGTCCGGCGCGGGTCGACTCCCCCGGTACTCCCGCTCCCGCCGTCGCAGCTCCTCCGACTCCTCCGCAGTGATCGCTTCGACGACCTCGGGCGCGATGCCGAGCCCCTCGACGACGTTGGCGTTGAGCAGGCGGACGCCCCCGGTCGCGATCGCGCCGAAGGCCAGCTCGGGCTGGCCGGGCGCGCCGAGCTTGCGCACGAGGAACACGTCGAGGGGCGCGTGCAGGGCCCTCGCCACCTCGTACGCCACCGGGACGCCCCCGCGCGGCAGGGCCAGGATCAGCACGTCGAGCCTCCCGGCGTATCGCGTCAGCCGGGTTGCGAGGACGCGGCCGGCGTCCCTTCGATCGCGATACGTTTCGCGCGTCATCGCCCGCCTCCCTCGCCCGACGAGTCCGCCGCCGCGAGCGGCGGCGCGGACGGGACGGAACCCAGGCGCTCAAGCCGGCCGGCAGGATCGGGTCGACGCCGTGACGCGGCCGGCCGCATCCTCTCGCCGGTCCGGGACCGGCTTTCCCAAGCACGACGCCCCCACG
The DNA window shown above is from Paludisphaera mucosa and carries:
- a CDS encoding dienelactone hydrolase family protein; this encodes MNETSTQGLIPTSVQIDLGSVRLEGDLAVPENARGVVLFVHGSGSGRRSTRNRRVAECLQAGGLATLLFDLLTEAEEFEERHTGHLRFDIDLLIGRLVAATEWVEARAETRGLKVAYFGASTGGAAALGAAAERPEVAAVVSRGGRPDLTPDASLACVQAPTLLIVGGADAPVLSMNRRTMARMKGPVALEVVPGASHLFEEPGALEQVAKLARAWFELHL
- a CDS encoding phosphoribosyltransferase, which produces MTRETYRDRRDAGRVLATRLTRYAGRLDVLILALPRGGVPVAYEVARALHAPLDVFLVRKLGAPGQPELAFGAIATGGVRLLNANVVEGLGIAPEVVEAITAEESEELRRREREYRGSRPAPDVRGRTVILIDDGLATGASMRAAVAALRRGGPGRVVVAVPVAARSTRDDFGRDVDEMVCARTPEPFHAVGLWYRDFSQTTDEEVCDLLRRAAEDPGPSDRGRREGEGEVRHE